The following is a genomic window from Alkaliphilus sp. B6464.
TTTTTATATCTTCCTCGTATTTAACTACTGATATGGCTCTATGGAAATAATAATGACTGCCCTTACATTCTTCACAAGTTGGACCATCTTCTATCATCCTTAGAGGTATTCCACATTTAATGCAGTAATGATCTGGAATAAAAGGTATGGCACTATAGCAATTCAAACACAAACTATATTTTCCTTCCTTTTCAATAAAGTTATTGCACATATAGCAAATTGCTTTAGATGGATATATTAGTTCTAATAATGCATCTACATATTCTTCTACCACCTGTAGAATTTTCATATTAAATTCCACTCCATTTAAGAATTTTGGAAGTCAAAGAACTTTTTTAATCTAATTCCCAATCCTGAATATCTTTCAACAATTTTATTATTATCTACCATACGTCTTAAATAATTCTCTGTGCCTACTAAAACTACAAGTGACTTGGCTCTAGTTATTGCAGTGTATAAAAGGTTACGGGTAAGTAGCATAGGTGGTCCCCATGTAACAGGCATAACTACGACCGGAAACTCACTTCCTTGGCTCTTATGTATAGTAATTGAGTAGGCAAGTTCTAGCTCATCTAGCTGCGTAAAACTATATACTACACTTCTATTATCATCAAAGAAAACCGTTAGTTCTTGCTCCTCTGTATTTATATACTGTACGTAACCAATATCTCCATTGAATACTCCTTCACCCTGTTTCTCCTCTGCGTCTACATCAAGACTTGTCCACTTTAGAGTATAGTTATTTTTAATTTGCATAACCTTATCCCCTACACGGAAGATCTTTTCCCTTAATTCTCTCTCTCTCTTATATTTATCGGGTGGATTCAAATAATTTTGTAGTTCCTTATTTAAATTTAATGTACCTACATCACCTTTTTTCATAGGGGTAAGCACCTGAATATCTCTTATAGGGTCAAACTTATAATGTTTTGGGAGCCTTTCCTTAACAAGACCTATTATAGTATTTAAAATGTCGTCATTCTTACTTCTATTAATAAAGTAAAAATCCTTGTCCTTATGATTTAATATAGGATAATCTCCTTGATTAATTTTATGGGCATTTACAACGATCATGCTTTCTCCAGCCTGTCTAAAAATCTCATTTAAACGAACTACCTTTATTACTTGGCTATCTATTATATCTCTTAGTACATTACCGGCTCCAACAGAAGGCAGCTGATCAACGTCTCCAACAAAAATTAATCTTGTTCCACGTGAAATAGCCTTTAAAAGACTATTCATTAGCATAATATCTACCATGGATACTTCATCTATAATTATTACATCTCCAACCAATGGATTATCTTCGTTTCTTTGGAATAGCATGCCTTCATCCTCATCGCTATAACCCATTTCAAGTAGTCTATGTATAGTTTTAGCTTCCTTACCCGTTGCCTCTGTCATACGTTTGGATGCTCTACCAGTAGGAGCAGCAAGTACTATTTTCTTTTTAAGCTTTTCGAAAACCTTAATTAATGTATTAATAGTGGTTGTCTTACCTGTACCAGGTCCACCTGTAATCACTAAAATCCCATTAGTTATAGCCTGTCTTATAGCTTCTTTTTGATTTTCTGCAAGGTATATTCCATCTTCTCTTTCTATATTGCTTATTTCTTCGTCTACATCAATTTCTAGTGTATCTAATGCTATCTGCGAAAGCTCTATAAGCTTATTACAACAATTAGTTTCTGCGTAGAAATATGGCATAGAGTATACTATTATTTCCTCATCTTGCCGCTCTAGCTGTATCTTTTGTTTAAGAGCCATCTCCTGTATTCCCTCTACCACTGCCTCTTCTTCTACTCCTAATAACTCTCTTGCTCTATCTATTAAAAGATCACTAGGTGCGTAAGTATGCCCTTCCGTATGGAATGTATTAATTGTATATCTAATTCCAGAATGTATACGATATTTGGAATTTGGGGAGATTCCCATAGTTCGTGCAATAAGGTCTGCTTTTTTAAATCCTATGCCTATAATTTCATCTGCTAGACGATAGGGGTTCTCCTGTATATAGGCTATGGTCATCTCTTTATATTTTTTATAGATTCTAACTGCAAAACCTGGACTAATTCCGTACTGGGAAAGGAAAAGTATAATTTCTCTTAGCTCTCTTTGTTCTTCAAATGCTTCGGCTATTGTTTGTGCCTTAGCTTCTCCAATTCCAGAGACCTCCGTTAGTCTTTGTGGGGCATATTGTATAACCTCCAAGGCATCGGTTCCAAAATGGTCTATTATACGTTCTGCCATTTTTTTGCCTATACCTTTTATAACTCCAGAGGATAGGTAGTTTAATATCCCTTCCTTTGTTGAAGGCTGCACATGACGATATTCTTTAACATC
Proteins encoded in this region:
- the recD2 gene encoding SF1B family DNA helicase RecD2, producing the protein MVELEGRLVEIIFQNEANGYLVGILDCEDEEVTIVGCLPALKEGEVIAVKGKWIVHPTYGRQMDVKEYRHVQPSTKEGILNYLSSGVIKGIGKKMAERIIDHFGTDALEVIQYAPQRLTEVSGIGEAKAQTIAEAFEEQRELREIILFLSQYGISPGFAVRIYKKYKEMTIAYIQENPYRLADEIIGIGFKKADLIARTMGISPNSKYRIHSGIRYTINTFHTEGHTYAPSDLLIDRARELLGVEEEAVVEGIQEMALKQKIQLERQDEEIIVYSMPYFYAETNCCNKLIELSQIALDTLEIDVDEEISNIEREDGIYLAENQKEAIRQAITNGILVITGGPGTGKTTTINTLIKVFEKLKKKIVLAAPTGRASKRMTEATGKEAKTIHRLLEMGYSDEDEGMLFQRNEDNPLVGDVIIIDEVSMVDIMLMNSLLKAISRGTRLIFVGDVDQLPSVGAGNVLRDIIDSQVIKVVRLNEIFRQAGESMIVVNAHKINQGDYPILNHKDKDFYFINRSKNDDILNTIIGLVKERLPKHYKFDPIRDIQVLTPMKKGDVGTLNLNKELQNYLNPPDKYKRERELREKIFRVGDKVMQIKNNYTLKWTSLDVDAEEKQGEGVFNGDIGYVQYINTEEQELTVFFDDNRSVVYSFTQLDELELAYSITIHKSQGSEFPVVVMPVTWGPPMLLTRNLLYTAITRAKSLVVLVGTENYLRRMVDNNKIVERYSGLGIRLKKFFDFQNS